CCCTGACAACGATCAGTGTGCCCCCTCTCCGCCCCCTCTTTCCTCTGCCTTCCTCTCCTCGGGGGATTTCTTTGACCCGAGTCGCCTCGACCGTCGTCGACGTCGACCTTGACTCCTTCCTGCTCCGCCGGCGCGGTGTCGTCTGCGTCCCGCCCGGCGACCTCCTCCCCGTGGCCGATCCCTGGAACGCGGACGGCCTGCTGGCCCTGGACGCCGATCTGATCCAGCGCGGCTACCTGCTGACGAGCGGACTGCGCACGGCGCTGGGCCGGTTGGCACCGCCCGCGCTGGCCGCGACCGGCGGCGCGCTGCTGGCCCGGATCGACCACCGCCTCGGCTCCGACCGAAGGCACCTGACGCTCTTTCACCGCTTCCCCGACGCCGTGCCGGACCACGCCCACCTGCTCTACTCCCGGAGCATCAGGGCGTTCCTGCTCAACCAGCCCCGCCAGCCGTGCGCGCACTGCGGGCGGACGGGCGCCGAGGCGGGCATCGGAGCGCTCGCGCCGTGCGCCCACCTGGTGTGCGGCGGATGCTACGACGGGCTGGAGGCCGAGGGCCGCGCCGGACAGTGCCCGCTGTGCGGCGCCGCGTTGGCCGACCGGCCGTACCTCGGCGAGGACCACCGGGCCGGCCGACTGGCCGCCGAGGAGTTCGGCGGGGACCGGACGCTGCGCCCGCTGCGCCTCGCCGAGGGCGACACCCTCACCGTCGCGCTGGCCGGACTCGACCGGCTGCTCGCCCGCCGTACCCCGCTCGGCCCGGAGGACCGCGAGGACCTGGGCGCCCTGCTCGCCCTCGCGCCGGAGGACCTGCCCGAACGACTGCCCGCGCGGATCCCCGTCCGTGAGACCAAGGCCGTCGTGCTCGCCGCGCTGCTGCGCCGCGACCCGGCCCGGGCGCTGCCGGTGCTCGCGGCGCGGATCGACACCGCGACGGACGTCCTGCGGCTGCTCTGGGCCTGGTCCGGCGCGGAGCCGGACCTGCTGCCGGCCACCGCCCGCAGACTACGGCTGGCCAACCTTCCGCGCCCGCTGCGGCGTGACCTGCTGGCGATACTGGACGCCCTGCATCCGGCCGCGCTCGCCGAGGACCTCCGGCGCCACCGCTCCGCCTGGCTGCGCGCCGGCGAACTCCTCCACCCGTTCGAGTACCGGCACCGCCACCCGACCGTGGCCGCGGCGTTCGCGCTGCTGCGCGGGACCGACCTGCGGACCCATCCGATCGGCACGCAGTTCGCCGAACCGGCCGCCCCGCTGCGGGTGGTGGAGTCCGCAGGACGCACCCGGCTCGCCCACACCGGATTCGCCGGGCGGGTCGAGACCCTGCTGGCGGCCGGGGACGTGTCCGGGGCGGCCGGGCTCCTGGCCACCCGCCCGGGCGAACTCGCCCGCCGCCTGCACCACCTCCTGCGGGTGCGGGCCGCGACCGCACCCGGCGAGGCGCTGCCCGGGGACGTCCTGCGAACGATCGACGCGGGCCTGCGCGGCGCCGCGCCCGGCCCGCTGCTCGGTGCGTACGGGCGGCTGCGCGGGGCCCGTGAGCAGGGCGAGCGGCGGTTGTACTTCCCGCGTGGGACGGTCTCCCTGGCGCATGCCCGGGAGGACCACGGCGCCCTGGTCCCGGTGGAACTGAGCGCCCCGGTGGTCGAGTCGATCGAATCGGAACTGCTGCGCCGGTGCGCCGGGGAGCGGTACGACCTGGCGGTGCTCGACGAGGGGCTGGCCGACCTGGTGGCCCCGTTCGCGGAGCGGGCCGCCGCCCGGACCCTGGTCTCCGTGCCGCGCGGCTCCCGGCAGCGGCTCCCGGCCGGCGATCGCCTGCGGCTCTTCCTGCACTGGATGCAGCCGGAGCACCTGCGGGTGGACCTCGATCTCTCGGTCGCGCTGTACGACGCCGACTGGCGGTTCACCGGGCTCTGCGACTACACCGCCCTCGTGCACGGCGACCGGGCGGCCGTCCACTCCGGTGACCTGGTGTCGGCCCCGCCGCCGCACGGCGCCACCGAGTTCGTGGACCTGGACCTCGGGCGGCTGGCGGCCGGCGGGTCACGGTACGCCGTGATGATCGTGTTCAGCTACAACGACGTGTCGTTCGAGCAGCTCACCGACGCCTTCGCGGGCTTCATCCAACTGGCCGGAGCCGACCGGGGCGCCGGGCACTACGACCCGAAGGCCGTCCGCCAGCGGATGGACCTGGCCGGTGACGCCAAGGTCTGCGTGCCGATGATCATCGACCTGGCGGACCGCCGCTACACCTGGACCGACCTCAACACCGGTGCCGACGGGGGGTTCCACAGCGTCCGCCGGTACCACGAGGAGGTCGGGCAGCTCTCCCGGGACGTCCTCGCCCACTTCTCCCCGGGCAGCCGCGCCACGCTCTGGGACCTCGCCTGCGCCACGGCCGCCGCGACCACGGACGAGGTACTGGTGCGGGGCCGGGACGCGGCCGGGAGCCCCCGGATCTGGCGACGCGGTGCGGGCGAGTCGGTGGAGGACTTCGCCGCCAGGCTCCGGAACCGGCGCGGCGAGGACGGGCCGGCCGCGGCGGGGATCACCGAACTTCTCTCGGCGCGACGGGCGTTCGTGGCCCTGGTGGACGGGGACGTGCCGGCGCCCGAGAAGCTCTCCGGGGTGGCGTACCGCCTCTACCCCGGCCCCTTCGATGCGGCGCCCGAGGAGCTGGAACGTCTCACGGCGGGTGACCTGGTCGCCCGCTTCGGGCCCGGGTCGTAGCCGCCGGGGCCGTCCGTCCCGGCCCGGCGAGCGCCGGTCCGGTGGCGGGCGGGCCGGCGGGCGTCGGTCTGCTGGGCGGGCTCGGTCCCCGGGGCCCGTCGAGGCGGCGACCGGCCGCCGCCTCGACGGGAGGCGCGGCCGGTCGTCCGGCCCCGGTCACGGTGGTCCGGCCCCGGTCACGGTGGTCCGGCCCCGGTCACGGTGGTCCGGCCCCGGTCACGGTGGTCCGGCCCCGGTCACGGTCGTCCGGCGTCGCTTCACCTCCGGCGCTACTTCACCGGTGCCCAGACCCGCTCCAGGCTCTGCGTGCCCGAGCGGCTGCGGTAGGAGCGGGTCCAGGTGCTGGTGGCGTCCCGGCGGGTGCGGTCGGAGAGGATGTAGTAGTCCATCTGCACCTGGTCGGGGGTGACGTCCAGGACTCCGTAGCCGTGCGAGTCCAGGTCGATCCACTTCACGTGCCGGTTGGCGCTCCTGAGTGCGGCGGCGGCCACCAGCGAGACGGTCTGCGGCGCGACGTGCAGGAAGTCGTCCACGTTGTCGGAGGTCACGGACGTGACCACGAACTCGGTGGCGACACTGCCCGAAGCCGGGTAGGTGGCGGCCTCGTTCGGTACGTCGGCGGCCCAGGCGGAGTGGATGTCGCCGGTCAGGAAGACG
The sequence above is drawn from the Kitasatospora sp. NBC_00315 genome and encodes:
- a CDS encoding MXAN_6230/SCO0854 family RING domain-containing protein, which gives rise to MTRVASTVVDVDLDSFLLRRRGVVCVPPGDLLPVADPWNADGLLALDADLIQRGYLLTSGLRTALGRLAPPALAATGGALLARIDHRLGSDRRHLTLFHRFPDAVPDHAHLLYSRSIRAFLLNQPRQPCAHCGRTGAEAGIGALAPCAHLVCGGCYDGLEAEGRAGQCPLCGAALADRPYLGEDHRAGRLAAEEFGGDRTLRPLRLAEGDTLTVALAGLDRLLARRTPLGPEDREDLGALLALAPEDLPERLPARIPVRETKAVVLAALLRRDPARALPVLAARIDTATDVLRLLWAWSGAEPDLLPATARRLRLANLPRPLRRDLLAILDALHPAALAEDLRRHRSAWLRAGELLHPFEYRHRHPTVAAAFALLRGTDLRTHPIGTQFAEPAAPLRVVESAGRTRLAHTGFAGRVETLLAAGDVSGAAGLLATRPGELARRLHHLLRVRAATAPGEALPGDVLRTIDAGLRGAAPGPLLGAYGRLRGAREQGERRLYFPRGTVSLAHAREDHGALVPVELSAPVVESIESELLRRCAGERYDLAVLDEGLADLVAPFAERAAARTLVSVPRGSRQRLPAGDRLRLFLHWMQPEHLRVDLDLSVALYDADWRFTGLCDYTALVHGDRAAVHSGDLVSAPPPHGATEFVDLDLGRLAAGGSRYAVMIVFSYNDVSFEQLTDAFAGFIQLAGADRGAGHYDPKAVRQRMDLAGDAKVCVPMIIDLADRRYTWTDLNTGADGGFHSVRRYHEEVGQLSRDVLAHFSPGSRATLWDLACATAAATTDEVLVRGRDAAGSPRIWRRGAGESVEDFAARLRNRRGEDGPAAAGITELLSARRAFVALVDGDVPAPEKLSGVAYRLYPGPFDAAPEELERLTAGDLVARFGPGS